The proteins below come from a single Miscanthus floridulus cultivar M001 chromosome 1, ASM1932011v1, whole genome shotgun sequence genomic window:
- the LOC136497180 gene encoding cysteine-rich receptor-like protein kinase 10: protein MSARLLLTLLAVAASLGVMSAGEISNCASSGTYTDGSQYEKNLAELLAKLSSAAAAGNGSFHSGSVGSAAPDQAWGLAMCYADCNATRCQDCLREVASIGGLTELCPDAAHSRNVSFSDSDACLLRYADAPFLGSADTDDRWQSSSGFDVDVADMASMNTTRWRLLSQLAERAAGHDQPQRLAYGSLEYTDARNGSQMVVYGLAQCTGDLEPSECTSCLMYRLALVSSGNHTGATRASIWGFSCYLRYQVNDPIVVIGSPAPPPQPAATPSGSGLHLLRSAPRAAKLR from the exons ATGTCTGCCCGCCTCCTCCTCAcgctcctcgccgtcgccgcttCGCTTGGCGTCATGTCAGCCGGCGAAATATCCAACTGTGCGTCCTCGGGCACCTACACCGACGGTAGCCAGTACGAGAAGAACCTCGCCGAGCTCCTCGCCAAGCTGTCCAGCGCGGCGGCCGCTGGTAACGGCTCGTTCCACAGCGGCAGCGTCGGCTCCGCAGCGCCCGACCAAGCGTGGGGCCTCGCCATGTGCTACGCCGATTGCAACGCCACGCGGTGCCAGGACTGCCTCCGGGAGGTCGCCTCTATCGGCGGGCTCACGGAGCTGTGCCCGGACGCCGCGCACAGCAGGAACGTGAGCTTCTCAGACTCCGACGCGTGCCTCCTCCGGTACGCGGACGCGCCGTTCTTGGGCTCCGCCGACACCGACGACAGGTGGCAGAGTAGCTCTGGGTTCGACGTCGACGTCGCGGACATGGCCAGCATGAACACGACGCGGTGGAGGCTGCTGAGCCAGCTCGCGGAGAGGGCCGCCGGCCACGACCAGCCCCAGCGGCTCGCCTACGGGAGCTTGGAGTACACGGACGCGCGGAACGGCTCTCAGATGGTGGTGTACGGTCTGGCACAGTGCACCGGGGACCTGGAGCCCAGCGAGTGCACAAGCTGCCTCATGTACCGCCTCGCCCTGGTGTCGTCGGGGAACCACACCGGCGCCACGCGCGCCTCCATCTGGGGATTCAGCTGCTACCTGAGGTACCAGGTGAACGACCCGATCGTCGTCATCGGCAGCCCGGCGCCGCCTCCGCAGCCTGCTGCGACTCCATCAGGGTCG GGGCTGCACCTCCTCCGCTCGGCTCCAAGGGCAGCAAAGCTCCGCTGA